In Candidatus Binatia bacterium, one genomic interval encodes:
- a CDS encoding glycosyltransferase family 39 protein, whose amino-acid sequence MSKRNDALQLAMTDFVHDSRQPSFVYNSLFLIYSAAKAVKPDWTPVDYHYMGRLWMAVLGSLTVVALWRLGAKFDDNGNKIGLGSALLLAVVPLHTACSRYIKEDAPFALMVTLTVLAMVASLREPSRMKWMLVGLVGGLTFSTKYAGVVLLAPVLLAFVVSMRRTERGIPAAIVDLTALAGAFTLGFFIVSPIYLFHPEKFVAGFLFQSRYSVAGHDGIVIDPWQHWWTYYIRNGLIPGMTWPVFLLSVAGLGLLARMREGWIVSVTAVWLYIIFEHARAKPLPFPARYLMPLTPLLSLAAGVALVELAAALKQKLAAPLVYAVCGLLFIAPPLVKSLLISDEALNDTRIIAGEWMEQNIPLGARIVVTEDATGLPVSTFWRTRWQVEDRDKSLDTSWAGDAPPYFVFSSFKFQRYLDSPDSAPERTAFYRKVMSDFALLKEFRPRWFTYGKHSPVIRIYKPGNERSPNSGQRRPVESDQPL is encoded by the coding sequence GTGAGCAAGCGCAACGACGCGCTTCAACTCGCGATGACCGACTTCGTTCACGACAGCCGTCAGCCGTCGTTCGTTTACAACTCGTTGTTCCTGATCTATTCCGCGGCGAAGGCAGTGAAGCCCGATTGGACACCGGTGGACTACCATTATATGGGACGGCTCTGGATGGCTGTTCTCGGCAGTCTCACTGTCGTCGCGCTTTGGCGGCTCGGCGCGAAATTCGACGATAACGGCAACAAGATCGGTCTAGGCTCGGCGCTGCTGCTCGCCGTCGTGCCGCTGCACACCGCCTGCTCCCGATACATAAAGGAAGACGCGCCTTTCGCCCTGATGGTAACGCTGACCGTACTGGCGATGGTCGCGTCTCTGAGAGAGCCTTCGCGAATGAAATGGATGCTCGTCGGCCTAGTCGGCGGTTTGACCTTTTCGACCAAGTACGCGGGCGTGGTTCTTCTCGCTCCCGTTCTCCTTGCCTTCGTCGTTTCTATGCGCCGGACGGAAAGAGGCATTCCCGCCGCCATCGTCGATCTCACAGCGCTCGCGGGAGCGTTTACTTTGGGTTTTTTTATAGTTTCTCCGATCTATCTGTTTCATCCCGAGAAGTTTGTCGCCGGCTTTCTCTTCCAGAGCCGATATTCGGTGGCGGGGCACGACGGGATAGTCATCGATCCTTGGCAACATTGGTGGACTTATTACATCCGCAATGGTTTGATCCCCGGGATGACTTGGCCGGTGTTCCTGCTCAGCGTCGCGGGTCTCGGGTTGCTGGCGCGCATGCGCGAGGGCTGGATCGTGAGCGTCACTGCCGTGTGGCTTTACATTATTTTTGAACATGCCCGCGCCAAGCCGTTGCCTTTTCCCGCGCGCTACCTGATGCCGCTGACGCCGCTGCTTTCCCTGGCCGCCGGCGTCGCCTTGGTCGAACTCGCGGCGGCTCTCAAGCAGAAACTGGCGGCGCCGCTTGTCTATGCCGTTTGCGGTTTGCTGTTCATAGCGCCGCCGCTGGTAAAATCATTGCTGATATCCGACGAAGCGCTGAACGACACGCGAATCATAGCCGGCGAATGGATGGAGCAAAACATCCCGCTTGGCGCGAGGATCGTCGTCACCGAAGATGCGACGGGACTTCCGGTTTCCACGTTCTGGCGCACTCGCTGGCAGGTGGAAGACCGCGACAAGAGTCTCGATACATCGTGGGCCGGCGATGCGCCGCCCTATTTCGTTTTCAGCTCGTTCAAGTTCCAGCGTTATCTCGACAGCCCCGACTCGGCGCCCGAGCGGACCGCTTTCTACCGCAAAGTGATGAGTGACTTCGCTCTGCTCAAAGAGTTTCGCCCGCGCTGGTTCACTTATGGAAAACACAGCCCGGTGATTCGGATCTACAAACCCGGCAACGAGCGCTCGCCGAACTCGGGACAGCGCCGTCCCGTCGAGAGCGATCAGCCCTTATGA
- a CDS encoding tetratricopeptide repeat protein, producing MADTRTARKSKAPMQARPGAEAGGISRLWSDGSLFAAVVVLAFVVRLVYLFQIESIPLFYHLPGDPRTYDEWARHIAAGEGLGQGVFYQTPLYPCFLALLQIILGHNLWSIRVAQIVLGALSCGLLFWVGKSLFSRAAGVAAGVVLSLYAPAIFYSGLIDKPALDLFLVSLLLVLLASAVKNFHWANWIGQGIVLAMLGLSRENALLLAPVIVVWIWLAFQNHPLRTKLNWTGIFALGLVLVLLPVGLRNLFVGGEFTLTTSQLGPNFFIGNNPKADGTYASIRAAQGVSQFERKEATRLAEQAEGRSLSPREVSRYWLARSLDYIRSQPLGWLGLVGKKWLVVWNVREIEDSDDFYLYQQWSWLLRLLGSVGHFGLLAPLAAIGIFLTWNDWRRLWLFYAIILTLAFSVALFFVFGRYRFSMVPFLALFGGAGVVSAFDSLRCRRIREILISAGVAFVVLVTAHLPVVDKAGLSAPGYNNLAIAFSEEGKTAEAIESLQQAVWLQPSYGVAHFNLANLYAKLGRLEEAAQQQREAVRLYPRFAEARNNLGQVLATQAEMEGAIEQFRKALEIDPALSDAHFNLGIVLGKQGRPEEALYHFQQILKRSQAYYYLGRVAASQGRLDEAVGHFRQALLIEPDFAEVHESLAQVLAQQGKKDEALKHRHEELRIRRPGPKGSGGRLGAQMPGADHP from the coding sequence ATGGCTGATACGCGAACCGCGAGAAAATCAAAGGCGCCCATGCAGGCTCGTCCCGGCGCCGAGGCCGGCGGTATTTCCCGGCTGTGGTCCGATGGCAGCCTCTTCGCCGCTGTTGTTGTCCTGGCTTTCGTCGTTCGCCTCGTCTATCTTTTTCAAATCGAGTCGATCCCTCTTTTCTATCATCTCCCTGGAGATCCTCGAACCTACGATGAATGGGCTCGACACATCGCCGCCGGGGAAGGGTTGGGTCAGGGTGTCTTCTATCAGACCCCGCTTTATCCTTGCTTCCTCGCCCTCCTTCAAATTATTCTGGGACACAATCTTTGGTCGATCCGCGTTGCGCAGATCGTATTGGGGGCTCTTTCCTGCGGTCTATTGTTTTGGGTAGGAAAGTCTCTTTTTTCTCGCGCCGCGGGAGTTGCGGCCGGCGTGGTCCTCTCGCTCTACGCGCCGGCGATCTTTTACAGCGGACTGATCGACAAACCTGCGCTTGATCTCTTCTTGGTCAGCTTGCTGCTCGTTCTCTTGGCCAGCGCGGTAAAAAATTTTCATTGGGCGAATTGGATTGGCCAGGGGATCGTCCTGGCTATGTTGGGGCTTTCGCGTGAGAACGCTTTGTTACTGGCTCCCGTCATCGTCGTTTGGATCTGGCTTGCCTTTCAAAATCACCCGCTGCGGACCAAGCTCAACTGGACGGGAATTTTCGCTCTGGGATTGGTACTCGTCCTCCTTCCCGTCGGTTTGCGCAATCTTTTCGTCGGCGGCGAGTTCACCCTTACTACATCGCAGCTCGGCCCGAACTTTTTTATCGGCAACAATCCCAAGGCCGATGGCACTTACGCCTCTATCCGAGCAGCTCAAGGCGTGTCGCAATTCGAACGGAAAGAGGCGACGCGCCTGGCCGAGCAGGCCGAGGGACGCTCGCTCTCGCCGCGAGAGGTTTCGCGCTACTGGTTGGCACGCTCGCTGGATTACATCCGCTCTCAGCCGCTCGGCTGGCTCGGCCTGGTGGGCAAGAAATGGCTCGTCGTGTGGAACGTGCGGGAGATCGAAGACTCCGACGATTTTTATTTGTACCAGCAGTGGTCCTGGCTGCTGCGACTCTTGGGTTCGGTCGGCCATTTCGGATTGTTGGCGCCGCTCGCCGCGATTGGAATTTTTCTCACGTGGAACGACTGGCGCAGGCTGTGGTTGTTTTACGCAATCATCTTAACGCTCGCTTTCAGCGTGGCCCTGTTTTTCGTCTTCGGGCGCTATCGGTTTTCCATGGTCCCATTTCTCGCGCTCTTTGGCGGCGCCGGCGTGGTTTCAGCTTTCGATTCGTTGCGGTGTCGCAGAATTCGCGAAATCCTGATATCCGCCGGTGTAGCCTTCGTTGTTCTTGTGACGGCCCACTTGCCCGTCGTTGACAAGGCGGGACTTTCGGCGCCCGGATATAATAATCTGGCCATCGCTTTCAGCGAGGAGGGCAAAACTGCGGAGGCGATAGAAAGCCTGCAACAGGCTGTGTGGCTCCAGCCGTCGTACGGCGTCGCCCATTTTAATCTGGCAAATCTCTACGCGAAGCTCGGCCGGCTCGAAGAGGCCGCGCAACAGCAACGGGAAGCAGTGCGACTTTATCCCCGCTTTGCCGAGGCGCGAAACAACTTGGGACAGGTCCTTGCCACGCAGGCTGAGATGGAAGGCGCCATCGAGCAGTTCCGTAAAGCCTTGGAGATCGATCCGGCTCTCAGCGACGCGCACTTTAATCTCGGCATCGTTTTGGGCAAGCAGGGCCGGCCTGAAGAGGCCCTCTATCATTTCCAGCAGATTCTCAAGAGGAGTCAGGCCTACTATTATTTAGGCAGAGTCGCGGCGAGCCAAGGCAGGCTGGATGAAGCGGTCGGCCATTTTCGCCAAGCGCTACTTATCGAGCCCGATTTTGCCGAGGTTCATGAGAGTTTGGCTCAGGTACTTGCGCAGCAAGGCAAGAAGGACGAGGCGCTGAAACACCGGCACGAGGAATTGCGAATTCGCCGACCAGGACCTAAGGGATCAGGTGGCCGGCTCGGAGCGCAAATGCCGGGTGCTGATCATCCTTGA